The following proteins are encoded in a genomic region of Anomaloglossus baeobatrachus isolate aAnoBae1 chromosome 6, aAnoBae1.hap1, whole genome shotgun sequence:
- the LOC142243703 gene encoding uncharacterized protein LOC142243703 isoform X2, whose translation MEREESDVGGGDRCTEEDPADDCTRSSNGHLIFNEFKADDCSISHDTCMQYANITDIPPAIQSKDQSSNNLNEVFSPNSSQTVKQNKSHRRNVEDQRSPTRKKPYSYSECEKYLSNKSKLSSPKIIHTKEKTFSCRECGKCFTRKSAVIRHERIHTGEKPFSCSECGQCFTQKPHLVKHEKIHTGEKPCSCSECGQCFTRKSDLSSHERLHTGQNPFSCSECGKCFTHKSHLSSHERIHTGEKPFSCAECGKYFTSKSDLHSHERIHTGEKPFSCAECGKCFTNKSNLSCHGRIHTGQKPFSCSECGQCFTQKSHLVKHERIHTGEMPFSCSECGKCFTNKSNLSNHERIHRGEKPFSCSECGKCFTNKSNLSSHERFHTGEKPFSCSECGKGFTHKSHLSSHERIHTGEKPFSCSECGKGFTSKSDFSRHERIHTGEKPFSCLESKSCFTAKSSLINILPKLDVLVTPCLLSVYSVPAAAEIRTSADFNS comes from the exons ATGGAGAGAGAAGAAAGTGATGTTGGTGGTGGTGATCGGTGCACAGAGGAGGATCCTGCAG atgactgtaccaggagctcCAACGGACATCTGATATTTAATGAATTTAAAGCAGATGATTGTAGTATCTCCCATGATACATGTATGCAGTATGCCAATATCACAGATATACCCCCGGCCATTCAAAGCAAAGATCAATCATCCAATAATTTGAATGAAGTATTTTCTCCTAACTCATCGCAGACTGTTAAGCAAAATAAAAGTCACAGAAGAAATGTTGAAGATCAAAGAAGTCCTACAAGAAAGAAGCCATATTCatattcagaatgtgagaaatatcTTTCTAACAAATCAAAACTTAGTAGTCCTAAAATAATTCACACAAAAGAGAAGACATTTTCATGTagggaatgtggaaaatgttttactaggaaatcagctgttattagacatgagagaattcacacaggagagaagccattttcatgttcagaatgtggacaatgttttactcagaaaccaCATCTTGTgaaacatgagaaaattcacacaggagagaagccatgttcatgttcagaatgtggacaatgttttactaggaaatcagatcTTAGTAGTCATGAGAGACTTCACACAGGACagaatccattttcatgttcagaatgtggaaaatgttttactcataAATCACATCTTAGTagtcatgagagaattcacacaggtgagaagccattttcatgtgcggaatgtggaaaatattttactaGTAAATCAGATCTTCATagtcatgagagaattcacacaggagagaagccattttcatgtgcagaatgtgggaaatgttttactaataAATCAAATCTTAGTTGTCATGGGAGAATACACACAGgacagaagcctttttcatgttcagaatgtggacagtgttttactcagaaatcacatcttgttaaacatgagagaattcacacaggagagatgccattttcatgttcagaatgtgggaaatgttttactaataAATCAAACCTTAGTAATCATGAGAGAATTCAcagaggagagaagccattttcatgttcagaatgtgggaaatgttttactaataAATCAAACCTTAGTAGTCATGAGAgatttcacacaggagagaagccattttcatgttcagaatgtgggaaaggttttactcATAAATCACATCTTAGTagtcatgagagaattcacacaggagagaagccattttcatgttcagaatgtgggaaaggttttactaGTAAATCAGATTTTAGTAGGcatgaaagaattcacacaggtgagaagccattttcatgtttagaaagtAAGAGCTGTTTTACCGCTAAATCAAGTCTTATTAACATCTTACCGAAATTGGACGTACTGGTTACACCatgcctcctctctgtatactccgTGCCAGCTGCCGCTGAGATCCGcacgtcagctgatttcaacagctga
- the LOC142243703 gene encoding uncharacterized protein LOC142243703 isoform X1, producing the protein MEREESDVGGGDRCTEEDPAGNRPDDCTRSSNGHLIFNEFKADDCSISHDTCMQYANITDIPPAIQSKDQSSNNLNEVFSPNSSQTVKQNKSHRRNVEDQRSPTRKKPYSYSECEKYLSNKSKLSSPKIIHTKEKTFSCRECGKCFTRKSAVIRHERIHTGEKPFSCSECGQCFTQKPHLVKHEKIHTGEKPCSCSECGQCFTRKSDLSSHERLHTGQNPFSCSECGKCFTHKSHLSSHERIHTGEKPFSCAECGKYFTSKSDLHSHERIHTGEKPFSCAECGKCFTNKSNLSCHGRIHTGQKPFSCSECGQCFTQKSHLVKHERIHTGEMPFSCSECGKCFTNKSNLSNHERIHRGEKPFSCSECGKCFTNKSNLSSHERFHTGEKPFSCSECGKGFTHKSHLSSHERIHTGEKPFSCSECGKGFTSKSDFSRHERIHTGEKPFSCLESKSCFTAKSSLINILPKLDVLVTPCLLSVYSVPAAAEIRTSADFNS; encoded by the exons ATGGAGAGAGAAGAAAGTGATGTTGGTGGTGGTGATCGGTGCACAGAGGAGGATCCTGCAGGTAACCGCCCCG atgactgtaccaggagctcCAACGGACATCTGATATTTAATGAATTTAAAGCAGATGATTGTAGTATCTCCCATGATACATGTATGCAGTATGCCAATATCACAGATATACCCCCGGCCATTCAAAGCAAAGATCAATCATCCAATAATTTGAATGAAGTATTTTCTCCTAACTCATCGCAGACTGTTAAGCAAAATAAAAGTCACAGAAGAAATGTTGAAGATCAAAGAAGTCCTACAAGAAAGAAGCCATATTCatattcagaatgtgagaaatatcTTTCTAACAAATCAAAACTTAGTAGTCCTAAAATAATTCACACAAAAGAGAAGACATTTTCATGTagggaatgtggaaaatgttttactaggaaatcagctgttattagacatgagagaattcacacaggagagaagccattttcatgttcagaatgtggacaatgttttactcagaaaccaCATCTTGTgaaacatgagaaaattcacacaggagagaagccatgttcatgttcagaatgtggacaatgttttactaggaaatcagatcTTAGTAGTCATGAGAGACTTCACACAGGACagaatccattttcatgttcagaatgtggaaaatgttttactcataAATCACATCTTAGTagtcatgagagaattcacacaggtgagaagccattttcatgtgcggaatgtggaaaatattttactaGTAAATCAGATCTTCATagtcatgagagaattcacacaggagagaagccattttcatgtgcagaatgtgggaaatgttttactaataAATCAAATCTTAGTTGTCATGGGAGAATACACACAGgacagaagcctttttcatgttcagaatgtggacagtgttttactcagaaatcacatcttgttaaacatgagagaattcacacaggagagatgccattttcatgttcagaatgtgggaaatgttttactaataAATCAAACCTTAGTAATCATGAGAGAATTCAcagaggagagaagccattttcatgttcagaatgtgggaaatgttttactaataAATCAAACCTTAGTAGTCATGAGAgatttcacacaggagagaagccattttcatgttcagaatgtgggaaaggttttactcATAAATCACATCTTAGTagtcatgagagaattcacacaggagagaagccattttcatgttcagaatgtgggaaaggttttactaGTAAATCAGATTTTAGTAGGcatgaaagaattcacacaggtgagaagccattttcatgtttagaaagtAAGAGCTGTTTTACCGCTAAATCAAGTCTTATTAACATCTTACCGAAATTGGACGTACTGGTTACACCatgcctcctctctgtatactccgTGCCAGCTGCCGCTGAGATCCGcacgtcagctgatttcaacagctga